One Oenanthe melanoleuca isolate GR-GAL-2019-014 chromosome 3, OMel1.0, whole genome shotgun sequence DNA segment encodes these proteins:
- the NT5C1B gene encoding cytosolic 5'-nucleotidase 1B, whose translation MSGSNSEEPQPSQAAEDGQQEAEQDWAAAKAFYDNQVTQRVRPPKPQNAITVAVSSRALFNLVEEQRIYEEQGLEKYVEYQQNNENVILKPGPAFYFVKALERVNARLLELYPDDEERFDIVLMTNNHAQVGVRLINSINHYGLTIERFCMTGGESPIGYLTAYLTNLYLSADCDKVQEAIEAGIASATMFTANKDVVYSDTQLRVAFDGDAVIFSDESEQIFKQQGLDRFFEHEQLNENKPLAQGPLKGFLEDLGKLQKKFYAKNERLNCPIRTYLVTARSAASSGARVLKTLRSWGLEIDEALFLAGAPKGPVLVKIHPHIFFDDQMFHIEGAQKLGTIAAHVPYGIAQMHQKST comes from the exons ATGAGCGGCTCCAACTCGGAGGAGCCGCAGCCCAGCCAGGCGGCGGAGGACGGGCAGCAGGAGGCCGAGCAGGACTGGGCGGCGGCCAAGGCTTTCTACGACAATCAGGTTACGCAGAGAGTCCGGCCG CCCAAGCCTCAGAATGCCATCACGGTGGCCGTGTCCTCCCGAGCGCTCTTCAACCTGGTGGAGGAGCAGCGGATCTACGAGGAGCAAGGGCTGGAGAAGTACGTGGAGTACCAGCAGAACAACGAGAACGTCATCCTCAAGCCCGGACCGGCGTTCTACTTTGTCAAG GCGCTGGAGCGTGTCAATGCCCGGCTTCTTGAGCTGTACCCTGATGATGAAGAACGCTTTGATATTGTCCTGATGACTAATAACCATGCCCAGGTGGGAGTGAGGCTCATAAACAGCATCAATCACTAtg GCTTAACAATTGAACGTTTCTGTATGACGGGAGGAGAGAGCCCCATTGGTTACCTGACTGCATACCTCACAAACCTGTACCTCTCAGCAGATTGTGACAAAGTGCAGGAAGCTATAGAAGCAG GCATTGCATCAGCTACGATGTTCACTGCCAACAAAGATGTTGTTTACTCGGATACACAGCTGAGGGTGGCTTTTGATGGGGATGCTGTTATCTTTTCTGATGAATCAGAACAGATTTTCAAACAGCAAGGATTAGATAGATTTTTTGAACATGAACAGCTGAATGAAAATAAGCCTCTTGCACAG GGTCCTTTGAAGGGCTTTCTGGAAGACCTGGGGAAACTCCAGAAGAAGTTCTATGCAAAAAACGAACGATTAAATTGTCCTATAAGGACCTACCTGGTCACAGCCAGAAGTGCGGCGAGCTCTGGAGCCAGAGTGCTGAAGACTCTCCGTAGCTGGGGGCTGGAGATTGATGAGGCACTTTTCCTAGCAGGAGCACCTAAAGGACCAGTCCTGGTGAAAATCCACCCTCACATTTTCTTTGATGACCAGATGTTCCACATTGAAGGGGCACAGAAATTAGGCACCATAGCTGCACACGTCCCCTATGGCATTGCTCAGATGCACCAAAAATCTACATGA